The region AATTATCGTGCCGACGGTGACTGCCGATCGTTTTGTGCGGGTGTTGAAGCTGGCGCGCGATCATCAGCCACTGTATGCCGCGTTGGGGTTGCATCCCCTGTATATTGCCCAGCATCAGGAGCCGCAGCTTGAGCAGTTGGCCGGGTTCCTGGCCAGCCGGCCGCCGAAGCTGGTGGCGGTTGGGGAGATAGGGCTCGATCTGTTCATGGAAAACCCGCAGTTTGAGCGCCAGCAGCGGTTGTTGATTGCCCAGTTGAAACTGGCAAAACAGCATGGTCTGCCGGTGATCCTGCACTCTCGCCGCTCGCACGATCAGCTGGCCGCCGCGCTGCGCCGCGTGCCAGTACCGCGCCGTGGCGTGGTCCATGGCTTTGCCGGCAGCCTGTCGCAGGCGCAGGCATTTATTCGCCTGGGTTATTACATTGGCGTCGGCGGCACCATCAGTTATGAGCGCGCGCAGAAAACCCGCGGTGTGATGGCTCAATTGCCGCTGACCT is a window of Serratia plymuthica DNA encoding:
- a CDS encoding TatD family hydrolase — its product is MSHDFTDTHCHFDFPPFSDHESESLALAEQAGVRRIIVPTVTADRFVRVLKLARDHQPLYAALGLHPLYIAQHQEPQLEQLAGFLASRPPKLVAVGEIGLDLFMENPQFERQQRLLIAQLKLAKQHGLPVILHSRRSHDQLAAALRRVPVPRRGVVHGFAGSLSQAQAFIRLGYYIGVGGTISYERAQKTRGVMAQLPLTSLLLETDAPDMPLAGYQGQPNRPERAAEVFQILCQLRPESPDDIAAHLQHNTHALFRL